One Burkholderia thailandensis E264 genomic window carries:
- a CDS encoding TadE/TadG family type IV pilus assembly protein, with amino-acid sequence MNARPFSLARRRAQRGMAAVEFALVAAILCTILIGICEFGRVLFYWNTASEAVRLGARTAAVCDADASVVKTRISQLMPLIGNANVSLTYAPAGCDSDAVTARSTCTFVTVSVTNVTVKTLIPFVPLTLTMPPFVTTLPRESLATSTGGSVCQ; translated from the coding sequence ATGAACGCGCGCCCGTTCTCCCTCGCCCGGCGCCGCGCGCAGCGCGGCATGGCGGCTGTCGAGTTCGCGCTCGTCGCCGCGATCCTCTGCACGATCCTGATCGGCATCTGCGAGTTCGGCCGCGTGCTGTTCTACTGGAACACCGCGAGCGAGGCGGTCCGGCTCGGCGCACGCACGGCGGCCGTCTGCGACGCCGACGCCTCCGTCGTGAAAACACGCATCAGCCAGCTGATGCCGCTCATCGGCAACGCAAACGTGAGCCTCACGTACGCGCCCGCCGGCTGCGATTCCGATGCGGTCACGGCGCGCAGCACCTGCACGTTCGTCACCGTGTCGGTCACGAACGTGACGGTCAAGACGCTGATTCCGTTCGTGCCGCTCACGCTCACGATGCCGCCCTTCGTCACCACGCTGCCCCGCGAAAGTCTTGCGACGTCGACGGGCGGCTCGGTCTGCCAATGA
- a CDS encoding AAA family ATPase — MINILVASEDASRLAHLARLVGDAGRYRVTRTVGRAAQIVQRTDGLDAFDILMIDGVALDTAELAAIEKLSRLHPGLTCMLVSADASSQTLLEAMRAGVRDVLRWPLEPRALDDALKRAASQCAQRDTPDTRIVSFMSCKGGAGTSFIAGNVAYEIAEGSKRRTLLIDLNQQFADAAFLVSDQSPPSTVAQLCGQLERMDGAFLDASVVRVTETFHVLAGAGDPIKAADLREDALEWILGVAAPRYDFVIFDLGVSLNAVSMVALDRSDRVEVVLQPSMPHVRAARRLQELLVSLGCPLDRLQLVLNRQTRASDRARAALEEVLSMHAAHVIADDPATVGEAVDQGVPLSRLSRNCGVARSLQAFAKQLVDGETRPRRDSERDAPLLARLFSRGAAPKLKSM, encoded by the coding sequence ATGATCAACATCCTCGTCGCTTCCGAAGACGCATCGCGGCTCGCGCATCTTGCGCGGCTCGTCGGCGACGCCGGCCGCTACCGCGTCACCCGCACAGTCGGCCGCGCCGCGCAGATCGTCCAGCGCACCGACGGGCTCGATGCGTTCGACATCCTGATGATCGACGGCGTCGCGCTCGATACCGCCGAGCTCGCCGCGATCGAGAAGCTGAGCCGCCTGCACCCGGGCCTCACGTGCATGCTCGTGAGCGCCGATGCGTCGTCGCAGACGCTGCTCGAAGCAATGCGCGCCGGCGTGCGCGACGTGCTGCGCTGGCCGCTCGAGCCGCGCGCGCTCGACGATGCGTTAAAGCGCGCGGCCTCGCAATGCGCGCAACGCGACACGCCCGACACGCGGATCGTGTCGTTCATGTCGTGCAAGGGCGGCGCGGGCACGAGCTTCATCGCGGGCAACGTCGCGTACGAGATCGCGGAAGGCTCGAAGCGCCGCACGCTGCTCATCGACCTGAACCAGCAGTTCGCCGACGCCGCGTTCCTCGTGAGCGACCAGAGCCCGCCGTCGACCGTCGCGCAGCTCTGCGGGCAGCTCGAGAGAATGGACGGCGCGTTTCTCGACGCAAGCGTCGTGCGCGTGACCGAAACGTTTCACGTGCTCGCGGGCGCGGGCGATCCGATCAAGGCCGCCGACCTGCGCGAGGACGCGCTCGAATGGATTCTCGGCGTGGCCGCGCCGCGCTACGACTTCGTGATCTTCGATCTCGGCGTCAGCCTGAACGCGGTGTCGATGGTCGCGCTCGACCGCAGCGATCGCGTCGAAGTCGTGCTGCAGCCGAGCATGCCGCACGTGCGCGCGGCGCGCCGCCTGCAGGAGCTGCTCGTGTCGCTCGGCTGCCCGCTCGACCGCCTCCAGCTGGTGCTGAACCGGCAGACGCGCGCGTCCGATCGCGCACGCGCGGCGCTCGAGGAAGTGCTGAGCATGCACGCGGCGCACGTGATCGCCGACGATCCCGCCACGGTCGGCGAGGCGGTCGACCAGGGCGTGCCGCTGTCGCGGCTGTCGCGCAATTGCGGCGTCGCGCGCAGCCTGCAGGCGTTCGCGAAGCAGCTTGTCGACGGCGAGACGCGGCCGCGGCGCGACAGCGAGCGCGACGCGCCGCTCCTCGCCCGGCTCTTCAGCCGCGGCGCGGCCCCCAAACTCAAATCGATGTAA
- a CDS encoding CpaF family protein, producing MSLRDQMSARRVQPLMSRSDAVGAATAMAREAYQKLRRQMHGAVLERVELERLSRLPAEQVRNEIASLIARILDEEKLLANDLERRQLTVDIYDEMFGFGPLESLLRDPTVSDILVNTASAVYVERYGRLELTDVTFYDDAHLMKVIEKIVSRVGRRIDESSPMVDARLPDGSRVNAIIPPSAIDGPLMSIRRFAVNPLKMDDLVNYQTLTPPMAQLLEALARAKVNVLVSGGTGSGKTTLLNILSGFIPDDERIVTIEDAAELQLQQHHVLRLETRPPNIEGKGEITQRTLVRNALRMRPDRIILGEVRGAEALDMLNAMNTGHEGSLATIHANTPRDALTRLENMIGVSGLTLPPKTMRQQISSAIAVVVQTSRLTDGKRKIVSIQELTGMEGEIINMQEIFMFKRTGLDANGNVLGYFTATGVRPKFTERLNAFGIQLPDAMYDPARRFEVA from the coding sequence ATGTCATTGCGAGACCAGATGTCCGCGCGGCGCGTGCAGCCGCTCATGTCCCGAAGCGACGCCGTCGGCGCGGCGACGGCGATGGCGCGCGAGGCATATCAGAAGCTGCGCCGCCAGATGCACGGCGCGGTGCTCGAGCGCGTCGAGCTCGAGCGCCTGTCGCGGCTGCCCGCCGAGCAGGTGCGAAACGAGATCGCGTCGCTGATCGCGCGCATTCTCGACGAAGAGAAGCTGCTCGCGAACGATCTCGAACGCCGCCAGCTGACCGTCGACATCTACGACGAAATGTTCGGCTTCGGCCCGCTCGAATCGCTGCTGCGCGACCCGACCGTGTCGGACATCCTCGTCAACACGGCGAGCGCCGTCTACGTCGAGCGGTACGGCCGGCTCGAGCTGACCGACGTCACGTTCTACGACGACGCGCACCTGATGAAGGTGATCGAGAAGATCGTGTCGCGCGTCGGCCGGCGCATCGACGAATCGAGCCCGATGGTCGACGCGCGCCTGCCCGACGGCTCGCGCGTGAACGCGATCATCCCGCCGTCCGCGATCGACGGCCCGCTGATGTCGATTCGCCGCTTCGCGGTCAATCCGCTGAAGATGGACGACCTCGTCAACTACCAGACGCTGACGCCGCCGATGGCGCAGCTGCTCGAGGCGCTCGCGCGCGCGAAGGTCAACGTGCTCGTGTCGGGCGGCACCGGCAGCGGCAAGACGACGCTGCTGAACATCCTGTCCGGCTTCATTCCGGACGACGAACGGATCGTGACGATCGAGGACGCGGCGGAGCTGCAGTTGCAGCAGCATCACGTGCTGCGGCTCGAGACGCGCCCGCCGAACATCGAGGGCAAGGGCGAGATCACGCAGCGCACGCTCGTGCGCAACGCGCTGCGCATGCGCCCCGACCGCATCATCCTCGGCGAAGTGCGCGGCGCCGAGGCGCTCGACATGCTGAACGCGATGAACACCGGCCACGAAGGCTCGCTCGCGACGATCCACGCGAACACCCCGCGCGACGCGCTGACGCGGCTCGAGAACATGATCGGCGTCTCGGGCCTCACGCTGCCGCCGAAGACGATGCGCCAGCAGATCAGCTCGGCGATCGCCGTCGTCGTGCAGACGTCGCGGCTCACGGACGGCAAGCGCAAGATCGTCAGCATCCAGGAGCTGACCGGCATGGAGGGCGAGATCATCAACATGCAGGAGATCTTCATGTTCAAGCGCACCGGCCTCGACGCGAACGGCAACGTGCTCGGCTACTTCACCGCGACGGGCGTGCGGCCGAAGTTCACCGAGCGTCTGAACGCGTTCGGCATCCAGCTGCCCGACGCGATGTACGATCCCGCGCGCCGCTTCGAAGTGGCGTAA